From the genome of Pieris rapae chromosome 5, ilPieRapa1.1, whole genome shotgun sequence, one region includes:
- the LOC111003517 gene encoding uncharacterized protein LOC111003517 — translation MSHFGDFMDGVPVKISEKYKRPPPIELPFCVTASPLRAQTVVDCVNYCSTFERNILAKLKELRSAKETKKHERRHRLHLLEEAKQKKLDAIAAAEAEEKLKQLSISEVSYPSTEEISPLSPDDKPEHNCDTSVQDNIITNNSDANKSTSVDINLTKPTQESQSSILQPIQVKSNYQQCSLLDDPDPLQELKFSTNITKAQYSHNVETLTFKDFENDTSSPFDNVELKTINDMELLAQVLQSQRDSSVSCQIQSYPDQVYSGYANCATQAQLDGGAYLPNAYQQTIHGPNIMYSSPQQFPASNGYYVQADTICDNTLPIDNVYVPNYQYYVPTQTYADQYYNASTSADVSQVTNGSYIPQPYYYQYQPYYDPKMNTEQNNVTSSSSQNIKSRSRSVPDIVRELNEELATAKLRAHERSCNVSPAPETIVPRSSSTSEKRESRRRKQEQLPNPFEKFPPQLQTVCQKIHAMGFPLDRVARVCSLVGDNDKKIIEGLLIVGELMDLGFSEGKVSAALAKHEFNRDKALDELVS, via the exons ATGTCACACTTCGGAGATTTTATGGACGGTGTTCCCGTTAAAATATCTGAGAAGTACAAGCGTCCTCCACCAATCGAGTTACCATTCTGTGTAACTGCATCTCCTTTACGTGCACAGACTGTTGTCGATTGCGTAAATTACTGCTCTACATTTGAGCGTAATATTCTTGCGAAACTTAAAGAACTAAGAAGTGCAAAAGAGACCAAAAAACACGAAAGACGACATCGTCTTCACCTTCTTGAAGaggcaaaacaaaaaaaactcgaTGCTATTGCTGCAGCTGAGGCTGAGGAGAAGCTAAAGCAATTGAGCATTTCTGAAGTGTCTTATCCAAGCACTGAGGAGATAAGCCCACTCTCTCCTGATGATAAGCCAGAGCATAACTGTGATACCTCAGTTCAAgacaatattattactaataattctGATGCAAATAAATCTACTAGTGTAGATATTAACTTGACAAAGCCTACACAGGAGTCTCAGTCAAGTATTTTACAACCTATCCAAGTTAAGTCCAACTATCAGCAATGCAGTTTGCTTGATGATCCTGATCCACTTCAAGAATTGAAGttttctacaaatataacaaaagcaCAGTATTCACACAATGTGGAAACTTTGACTTTTAAAGACTTTGAAAATGACACATCTAGCCCATTTGATAATGTTGAACTGAAAACTATAAATGATATGGAATTATTAGCTCAAGTTCTACAAAGTCAAAGAGATTCAAGTGTAAGTTGTCAAATCCAAAGTTACCCTGATCAGGTGTATTCAGGATATGCCAACTGTGCTACCCAGGCTCAACTTGATGGAGGTGCATACCTTCCAAATGCTTACCAACAGACAATACATGGTCCAAACATTATGTATTCATCTCCTCAACAATTTCCTGCGTCTAATGGATACTATGTTCAAGCAGACACAATCTGTGATAACACTTTGCCTATAGACAATGTTTATGTGCccaattatcaatattatgtTCCTACACAAACATATGCTGATCAATACTATAACGCATCTACATCAGCAGATGTCAGCCAAGTAACAAATGGTTCATACATTCCTCAGCCTTACTATTATCAGTATCAACCATATTATGATCCTAAAATGAATACtgaacaaaataatgtaacatCAAGCAGTTCACAGAATATAAAATCTAGATCAAGAAGTGTGCCGGACATCGTAAGAGAGTTGAATGAAGAGTTAGCTACAGCTAAATTACGGGCTCATGAAAGATCTTGTAATGTTAGCCCAGCACCAGAAACAATAGTGCCTAGGTCTTCCTCTACTAGTGAGAAAAGAGAAAGTAGGAGAAGGAAACAAGAGCAGTTACCAAACCCATTTGAAAAGTTTCCACCTCAGTTGCAAACTGTTTGTCAGAAAATTCATGCGATGGGCTTCCCACTGGATCGGGTAGCAAGAGTATGCAGTTTAGTTGGTGATAATGATAAAAAG ATAATAGAGGGCCTTCTGATTGTTGGAGAGCTCATGGATTTAGGTTTCTCTGAAGGGAAAGTATCAGCAGCTCTTGCTAAACATGAATTTAATAGAGATAAGGCATTAGATGAGTTGGTTTCATAG